From one Bombus affinis isolate iyBomAffi1 chromosome 9, iyBomAffi1.2, whole genome shotgun sequence genomic stretch:
- the LOC126920485 gene encoding G protein-coupled receptor kinase 1 isoform X1 has translation MLSTPERETLLHLRYIVSSRYRYPINGHLLRYKLITKFHALDAKVARKFSTVKSSVYLWKAKERAKTKKPIDRSRNRESRILHRIVHVTLNRSVRSVMHKYLEKKREVNFDKIFNQMFGYLLFKDYCENVAEEPIPQLSFYEEIKVYEKLECPEERRILAKEIYDNFIMKELLAHSHEYSAEAVSHVHKYLMKNEVPVNLFEPYIEEIFNHLRGEPFKQFLESEKYTRFCQWKNLELNMQLTMNDFSVHRIIGRGGFGEVYGCRKADTGKMYAMKCLDKKRIKMKQGETLALNERIMLSAVSTGVDCPFIVCMTYAFQTPDKLCFILDLMNGGDLHYHLSQHGVFNEREMKFYAAEVILGLEHMHRRYIVYRDLKPANILLDEHGHVRISDLGLACDFSKKKPHASVGTHGYMAPEVLSKGVTYDSSADWFSLGCVLHKLLKGHSPFRQHKMKDKHEIDQMTLTKNVELPETFSRDLRSLLEGLLQRDVNNRLGCLGEGADELKEHAFFSGIDWQQVYLQKYTPPLIPPRGEVNAADAFDIGSFDEEDTKGIKLTDADQELYKNFPLTISERWQAEVAETVFETINNEADKLENKKKAKQKQRFDTDEKGSDCILHGYIKKLGGPFASAWQTRYAKLYPNRLELYPESTTKPELVFLDQVEEVSADLQHVKGEQCIVVRMRDAKIVLTNPDEISLKEWALSLRSAHKCSMEMLGSMAKKAGKIYGTERDAVIPAMQRSTNGN, from the exons ATGTTAAGTACGCCTGAACGAGAAACTCTATTACAcctacgatatatagtatccaGTCGTTATAGATATCCAATAAATGGCCATTTGTTGCGTTACAAGCTAATAACGAAGTTTCACGCTCTCGACGCTAAAGTCGCAAGGAAATTTAGTACGGTAAAAAGTAGCGTTTATCTTTGGAAAGCAAAGGAGAGGGCAAAGACGAAaaaaccgatcgatcgatcgagaaaTAGGGAAAGTCGAATCTTGCATCGAATCGTGCATGTTACGTTGAATCGTAG TGTGAGAAGCGTGATGCACAAGTATCTGGAAAAGAAGAGGGAAGTTAACTTCGATAAGATATTCAATCAAATGTTTG GTTACCTCTTATTCAAAGACTACTGCGAGAATGTGGCGGAGGAGCCGATTCCGCAACTTAGCTTTTACGAAGAG ATCAAGGTGTACGAGAAGCTGGAATGCCCGGAAGAAAGGAGGATACTTGCCAAAGAGATCTACGATAATTTCATCATGAAGGAGCTGCTGGCACACTCCCAC GAATACTCCGCGGAAGCGGTGTCCCACGTTCACAAATACCTTATGAAAAACGAGGTTCCCGTTAATTTATTCGAG CCGTACATAGAAGAGATTTTTAATCACTTAAGGGGAGAGCCGTTCAAACAGTTTCTAGAGAG CGAGAAGTATACTCGTTTCTGTCAGTGGAAAAATCTAGAACTGAACATGCAG TTAACAATGAACGACTTTAGCGTGCATCGAATAATAGGAAGAGGCGGCTTCGGGGAGGTTTACGGGTGCCGGAAGGCAGACACAGGGAAAATGTACGCGATGAAGTGCCTCGACAAGAAGCGAATAAAAATGAAGCAAGGCGAAACTTTAGCGCTCAACGAAAGGATAATGCTTTCGGCAGTCAGTACCGGA GTGGATTGTCCATTTATAGTGTGCATGACGTACGCCTTCCAAACGCCGGACAAGCTTTGTTTCATCCTGGATTTGATGAACGGCGGCGATCTTCATTATCACCTTAGCCAGCATGGGGTGTTTAACGAACGGGAGATGAAGTTCTACGCGGCGGAAGTGATATTGGGATTAGAGCACATGCATCGTAGGTACATCGTTTACAGGGACTTGAAGCCGGCGAACATTCTCTTGGACGAACACGGTCACGTCAGAATATCGGATCTGGGGCTAGCTTGCGATTTTTCCAAAAAGAAACCGCACGCCAGTGT AGGAACACACGGATATATGGCGCCGGAAGTCCTCTCGAAGGGAGTAACCTACGATTCCAGTGCCGATTGGTTTTCGCTTGGCTGTGTGTTGCATAAATTGTTAAAGGGGCACAGTCCATTCAGGCAACATAAAATGAAAGACAAACACGAGATAGATCAAATGACGCTAACTAAG aacGTCGAGCTGCCGGAAACGTTCTCGCGAGATTTGCGCTCGTTGCTGGAAGGTCTGCTACAACGAGACGTAAATAACAGACTCGGCTGCCTTGGCGAAGGTGCGGACGAGTTAAAAGAACACGCGTTTTTCAGTGGTATCGATTGGCAACAAGTTTATCTCCAGAAATACACGCCGCCACTTATACCACCGCGCGGCGAGGTAAACGCCGCAGACGCCTTTGATATCGGCTCCTTTGACGAGGAGGACACCAAGGGTATCAAACTTACGGACGCGGATCAAGAGCTGTACAAAAATTTCCCTCTAACCATCTCAGAGAGATGGCAGGCCGAAGTGGCCGAGACTGTATTCGAGACAATCAATAACGAAGCAGACAAG ttggaaaaTAAGAAGAAAGCTAAGCAGAAGCAACGGTTCGACACGGATGAGAAAG GATCTGATTGCATTTTACACGGTTATATCAAGAAATTAGGCGGTCCTTTCGCCAGTGCGTGGCAAACACGTTATGCGAAACTTTATCCTAATAGATTAGAATTGTACCCTGAGTCGACGACGAAGCCTGAACTGGTTTTTCTTGATCAG GTCGAGGAAGTTAGTGCGGATCTTCAGCACGTGAAAGGAGAACAGTGTATCGTCGTCCGTATGAGAGACGCAAAAATAGTACTTACGAATCCC gATGAAATCAGTTTGAAAGAATGGGCATTGTCACTGAGATCCGCGCACAAATGCTCGATGGAGATGTTGGGTAGCATGGCAAAGAAAGCTGGTAAGATTTACGGGACTGAACGAGACGCGGTGATTCCGGCAATGCAACGCTCGACGAACGGCAACTAG
- the LOC126920485 gene encoding G protein-coupled receptor kinase 1 isoform X3, with the protein MRAGSRLRSSLAVSRVRSVMHKYLEKKREVNFDKIFNQMFGYLLFKDYCENVAEEPIPQLSFYEEIKVYEKLECPEERRILAKEIYDNFIMKELLAHSHEYSAEAVSHVHKYLMKNEVPVNLFEPYIEEIFNHLRGEPFKQFLESEKYTRFCQWKNLELNMQLTMNDFSVHRIIGRGGFGEVYGCRKADTGKMYAMKCLDKKRIKMKQGETLALNERIMLSAVSTGVDCPFIVCMTYAFQTPDKLCFILDLMNGGDLHYHLSQHGVFNEREMKFYAAEVILGLEHMHRRYIVYRDLKPANILLDEHGHVRISDLGLACDFSKKKPHASVGTHGYMAPEVLSKGVTYDSSADWFSLGCVLHKLLKGHSPFRQHKMKDKHEIDQMTLTKNVELPETFSRDLRSLLEGLLQRDVNNRLGCLGEGADELKEHAFFSGIDWQQVYLQKYTPPLIPPRGEVNAADAFDIGSFDEEDTKGIKLTDADQELYKNFPLTISERWQAEVAETVFETINNEADKLENKKKAKQKQRFDTDEKGSDCILHGYIKKLGGPFASAWQTRYAKLYPNRLELYPESTTKPELVFLDQVEEVSADLQHVKGEQCIVVRMRDAKIVLTNPDEISLKEWALSLRSAHKCSMEMLGSMAKKAGKIYGTERDAVIPAMQRSTNGN; encoded by the exons ATGCGCGCGGGCTCGAGGCTTCGTAGCTCTCTAGCTGTCAGTCG TGTGAGAAGCGTGATGCACAAGTATCTGGAAAAGAAGAGGGAAGTTAACTTCGATAAGATATTCAATCAAATGTTTG GTTACCTCTTATTCAAAGACTACTGCGAGAATGTGGCGGAGGAGCCGATTCCGCAACTTAGCTTTTACGAAGAG ATCAAGGTGTACGAGAAGCTGGAATGCCCGGAAGAAAGGAGGATACTTGCCAAAGAGATCTACGATAATTTCATCATGAAGGAGCTGCTGGCACACTCCCAC GAATACTCCGCGGAAGCGGTGTCCCACGTTCACAAATACCTTATGAAAAACGAGGTTCCCGTTAATTTATTCGAG CCGTACATAGAAGAGATTTTTAATCACTTAAGGGGAGAGCCGTTCAAACAGTTTCTAGAGAG CGAGAAGTATACTCGTTTCTGTCAGTGGAAAAATCTAGAACTGAACATGCAG TTAACAATGAACGACTTTAGCGTGCATCGAATAATAGGAAGAGGCGGCTTCGGGGAGGTTTACGGGTGCCGGAAGGCAGACACAGGGAAAATGTACGCGATGAAGTGCCTCGACAAGAAGCGAATAAAAATGAAGCAAGGCGAAACTTTAGCGCTCAACGAAAGGATAATGCTTTCGGCAGTCAGTACCGGA GTGGATTGTCCATTTATAGTGTGCATGACGTACGCCTTCCAAACGCCGGACAAGCTTTGTTTCATCCTGGATTTGATGAACGGCGGCGATCTTCATTATCACCTTAGCCAGCATGGGGTGTTTAACGAACGGGAGATGAAGTTCTACGCGGCGGAAGTGATATTGGGATTAGAGCACATGCATCGTAGGTACATCGTTTACAGGGACTTGAAGCCGGCGAACATTCTCTTGGACGAACACGGTCACGTCAGAATATCGGATCTGGGGCTAGCTTGCGATTTTTCCAAAAAGAAACCGCACGCCAGTGT AGGAACACACGGATATATGGCGCCGGAAGTCCTCTCGAAGGGAGTAACCTACGATTCCAGTGCCGATTGGTTTTCGCTTGGCTGTGTGTTGCATAAATTGTTAAAGGGGCACAGTCCATTCAGGCAACATAAAATGAAAGACAAACACGAGATAGATCAAATGACGCTAACTAAG aacGTCGAGCTGCCGGAAACGTTCTCGCGAGATTTGCGCTCGTTGCTGGAAGGTCTGCTACAACGAGACGTAAATAACAGACTCGGCTGCCTTGGCGAAGGTGCGGACGAGTTAAAAGAACACGCGTTTTTCAGTGGTATCGATTGGCAACAAGTTTATCTCCAGAAATACACGCCGCCACTTATACCACCGCGCGGCGAGGTAAACGCCGCAGACGCCTTTGATATCGGCTCCTTTGACGAGGAGGACACCAAGGGTATCAAACTTACGGACGCGGATCAAGAGCTGTACAAAAATTTCCCTCTAACCATCTCAGAGAGATGGCAGGCCGAAGTGGCCGAGACTGTATTCGAGACAATCAATAACGAAGCAGACAAG ttggaaaaTAAGAAGAAAGCTAAGCAGAAGCAACGGTTCGACACGGATGAGAAAG GATCTGATTGCATTTTACACGGTTATATCAAGAAATTAGGCGGTCCTTTCGCCAGTGCGTGGCAAACACGTTATGCGAAACTTTATCCTAATAGATTAGAATTGTACCCTGAGTCGACGACGAAGCCTGAACTGGTTTTTCTTGATCAG GTCGAGGAAGTTAGTGCGGATCTTCAGCACGTGAAAGGAGAACAGTGTATCGTCGTCCGTATGAGAGACGCAAAAATAGTACTTACGAATCCC gATGAAATCAGTTTGAAAGAATGGGCATTGTCACTGAGATCCGCGCACAAATGCTCGATGGAGATGTTGGGTAGCATGGCAAAGAAAGCTGGTAAGATTTACGGGACTGAACGAGACGCGGTGATTCCGGCAATGCAACGCTCGACGAACGGCAACTAG
- the LOC126920485 gene encoding G protein-coupled receptor kinase 1 isoform X4 — translation MKELLAHSHEYSAEAVSHVHKYLMKNEVPVNLFEPYIEEIFNHLRGEPFKQFLESEKYTRFCQWKNLELNMQLTMNDFSVHRIIGRGGFGEVYGCRKADTGKMYAMKCLDKKRIKMKQGETLALNERIMLSAVSTGVDCPFIVCMTYAFQTPDKLCFILDLMNGGDLHYHLSQHGVFNEREMKFYAAEVILGLEHMHRRYIVYRDLKPANILLDEHGHVRISDLGLACDFSKKKPHASVGTHGYMAPEVLSKGVTYDSSADWFSLGCVLHKLLKGHSPFRQHKMKDKHEIDQMTLTKNVELPETFSRDLRSLLEGLLQRDVNNRLGCLGEGADELKEHAFFSGIDWQQVYLQKYTPPLIPPRGEVNAADAFDIGSFDEEDTKGIKLTDADQELYKNFPLTISERWQAEVAETVFETINNEADKLENKKKAKQKQRFDTDEKGSDCILHGYIKKLGGPFASAWQTRYAKLYPNRLELYPESTTKPELVFLDQVEEVSADLQHVKGEQCIVVRMRDAKIVLTNPDEISLKEWALSLRSAHKCSMEMLGSMAKKAGKIYGTERDAVIPAMQRSTNGN, via the exons ATGAAGGAGCTGCTGGCACACTCCCAC GAATACTCCGCGGAAGCGGTGTCCCACGTTCACAAATACCTTATGAAAAACGAGGTTCCCGTTAATTTATTCGAG CCGTACATAGAAGAGATTTTTAATCACTTAAGGGGAGAGCCGTTCAAACAGTTTCTAGAGAG CGAGAAGTATACTCGTTTCTGTCAGTGGAAAAATCTAGAACTGAACATGCAG TTAACAATGAACGACTTTAGCGTGCATCGAATAATAGGAAGAGGCGGCTTCGGGGAGGTTTACGGGTGCCGGAAGGCAGACACAGGGAAAATGTACGCGATGAAGTGCCTCGACAAGAAGCGAATAAAAATGAAGCAAGGCGAAACTTTAGCGCTCAACGAAAGGATAATGCTTTCGGCAGTCAGTACCGGA GTGGATTGTCCATTTATAGTGTGCATGACGTACGCCTTCCAAACGCCGGACAAGCTTTGTTTCATCCTGGATTTGATGAACGGCGGCGATCTTCATTATCACCTTAGCCAGCATGGGGTGTTTAACGAACGGGAGATGAAGTTCTACGCGGCGGAAGTGATATTGGGATTAGAGCACATGCATCGTAGGTACATCGTTTACAGGGACTTGAAGCCGGCGAACATTCTCTTGGACGAACACGGTCACGTCAGAATATCGGATCTGGGGCTAGCTTGCGATTTTTCCAAAAAGAAACCGCACGCCAGTGT AGGAACACACGGATATATGGCGCCGGAAGTCCTCTCGAAGGGAGTAACCTACGATTCCAGTGCCGATTGGTTTTCGCTTGGCTGTGTGTTGCATAAATTGTTAAAGGGGCACAGTCCATTCAGGCAACATAAAATGAAAGACAAACACGAGATAGATCAAATGACGCTAACTAAG aacGTCGAGCTGCCGGAAACGTTCTCGCGAGATTTGCGCTCGTTGCTGGAAGGTCTGCTACAACGAGACGTAAATAACAGACTCGGCTGCCTTGGCGAAGGTGCGGACGAGTTAAAAGAACACGCGTTTTTCAGTGGTATCGATTGGCAACAAGTTTATCTCCAGAAATACACGCCGCCACTTATACCACCGCGCGGCGAGGTAAACGCCGCAGACGCCTTTGATATCGGCTCCTTTGACGAGGAGGACACCAAGGGTATCAAACTTACGGACGCGGATCAAGAGCTGTACAAAAATTTCCCTCTAACCATCTCAGAGAGATGGCAGGCCGAAGTGGCCGAGACTGTATTCGAGACAATCAATAACGAAGCAGACAAG ttggaaaaTAAGAAGAAAGCTAAGCAGAAGCAACGGTTCGACACGGATGAGAAAG GATCTGATTGCATTTTACACGGTTATATCAAGAAATTAGGCGGTCCTTTCGCCAGTGCGTGGCAAACACGTTATGCGAAACTTTATCCTAATAGATTAGAATTGTACCCTGAGTCGACGACGAAGCCTGAACTGGTTTTTCTTGATCAG GTCGAGGAAGTTAGTGCGGATCTTCAGCACGTGAAAGGAGAACAGTGTATCGTCGTCCGTATGAGAGACGCAAAAATAGTACTTACGAATCCC gATGAAATCAGTTTGAAAGAATGGGCATTGTCACTGAGATCCGCGCACAAATGCTCGATGGAGATGTTGGGTAGCATGGCAAAGAAAGCTGGTAAGATTTACGGGACTGAACGAGACGCGGTGATTCCGGCAATGCAACGCTCGACGAACGGCAACTAG
- the LOC126920485 gene encoding G protein-coupled receptor kinase 1 isoform X2: MADLEAVLADVSYLMAMEKSKSTPAARASKKIILPDPSVRSVMHKYLEKKREVNFDKIFNQMFGYLLFKDYCENVAEEPIPQLSFYEEIKVYEKLECPEERRILAKEIYDNFIMKELLAHSHEYSAEAVSHVHKYLMKNEVPVNLFEPYIEEIFNHLRGEPFKQFLESEKYTRFCQWKNLELNMQLTMNDFSVHRIIGRGGFGEVYGCRKADTGKMYAMKCLDKKRIKMKQGETLALNERIMLSAVSTGVDCPFIVCMTYAFQTPDKLCFILDLMNGGDLHYHLSQHGVFNEREMKFYAAEVILGLEHMHRRYIVYRDLKPANILLDEHGHVRISDLGLACDFSKKKPHASVGTHGYMAPEVLSKGVTYDSSADWFSLGCVLHKLLKGHSPFRQHKMKDKHEIDQMTLTKNVELPETFSRDLRSLLEGLLQRDVNNRLGCLGEGADELKEHAFFSGIDWQQVYLQKYTPPLIPPRGEVNAADAFDIGSFDEEDTKGIKLTDADQELYKNFPLTISERWQAEVAETVFETINNEADKLENKKKAKQKQRFDTDEKGSDCILHGYIKKLGGPFASAWQTRYAKLYPNRLELYPESTTKPELVFLDQVEEVSADLQHVKGEQCIVVRMRDAKIVLTNPDEISLKEWALSLRSAHKCSMEMLGSMAKKAGKIYGTERDAVIPAMQRSTNGN; encoded by the exons ATGGCGGACCTCGAGGCGGTGCTGGCCGACGTCAGCTACTTGATGGCTATGGAGAAGAGCAAGAGCACACCGGCTGCTCGTGCGAGCAAAAAGATCATCTTGCCTGATCCTAG TGTGAGAAGCGTGATGCACAAGTATCTGGAAAAGAAGAGGGAAGTTAACTTCGATAAGATATTCAATCAAATGTTTG GTTACCTCTTATTCAAAGACTACTGCGAGAATGTGGCGGAGGAGCCGATTCCGCAACTTAGCTTTTACGAAGAG ATCAAGGTGTACGAGAAGCTGGAATGCCCGGAAGAAAGGAGGATACTTGCCAAAGAGATCTACGATAATTTCATCATGAAGGAGCTGCTGGCACACTCCCAC GAATACTCCGCGGAAGCGGTGTCCCACGTTCACAAATACCTTATGAAAAACGAGGTTCCCGTTAATTTATTCGAG CCGTACATAGAAGAGATTTTTAATCACTTAAGGGGAGAGCCGTTCAAACAGTTTCTAGAGAG CGAGAAGTATACTCGTTTCTGTCAGTGGAAAAATCTAGAACTGAACATGCAG TTAACAATGAACGACTTTAGCGTGCATCGAATAATAGGAAGAGGCGGCTTCGGGGAGGTTTACGGGTGCCGGAAGGCAGACACAGGGAAAATGTACGCGATGAAGTGCCTCGACAAGAAGCGAATAAAAATGAAGCAAGGCGAAACTTTAGCGCTCAACGAAAGGATAATGCTTTCGGCAGTCAGTACCGGA GTGGATTGTCCATTTATAGTGTGCATGACGTACGCCTTCCAAACGCCGGACAAGCTTTGTTTCATCCTGGATTTGATGAACGGCGGCGATCTTCATTATCACCTTAGCCAGCATGGGGTGTTTAACGAACGGGAGATGAAGTTCTACGCGGCGGAAGTGATATTGGGATTAGAGCACATGCATCGTAGGTACATCGTTTACAGGGACTTGAAGCCGGCGAACATTCTCTTGGACGAACACGGTCACGTCAGAATATCGGATCTGGGGCTAGCTTGCGATTTTTCCAAAAAGAAACCGCACGCCAGTGT AGGAACACACGGATATATGGCGCCGGAAGTCCTCTCGAAGGGAGTAACCTACGATTCCAGTGCCGATTGGTTTTCGCTTGGCTGTGTGTTGCATAAATTGTTAAAGGGGCACAGTCCATTCAGGCAACATAAAATGAAAGACAAACACGAGATAGATCAAATGACGCTAACTAAG aacGTCGAGCTGCCGGAAACGTTCTCGCGAGATTTGCGCTCGTTGCTGGAAGGTCTGCTACAACGAGACGTAAATAACAGACTCGGCTGCCTTGGCGAAGGTGCGGACGAGTTAAAAGAACACGCGTTTTTCAGTGGTATCGATTGGCAACAAGTTTATCTCCAGAAATACACGCCGCCACTTATACCACCGCGCGGCGAGGTAAACGCCGCAGACGCCTTTGATATCGGCTCCTTTGACGAGGAGGACACCAAGGGTATCAAACTTACGGACGCGGATCAAGAGCTGTACAAAAATTTCCCTCTAACCATCTCAGAGAGATGGCAGGCCGAAGTGGCCGAGACTGTATTCGAGACAATCAATAACGAAGCAGACAAG ttggaaaaTAAGAAGAAAGCTAAGCAGAAGCAACGGTTCGACACGGATGAGAAAG GATCTGATTGCATTTTACACGGTTATATCAAGAAATTAGGCGGTCCTTTCGCCAGTGCGTGGCAAACACGTTATGCGAAACTTTATCCTAATAGATTAGAATTGTACCCTGAGTCGACGACGAAGCCTGAACTGGTTTTTCTTGATCAG GTCGAGGAAGTTAGTGCGGATCTTCAGCACGTGAAAGGAGAACAGTGTATCGTCGTCCGTATGAGAGACGCAAAAATAGTACTTACGAATCCC gATGAAATCAGTTTGAAAGAATGGGCATTGTCACTGAGATCCGCGCACAAATGCTCGATGGAGATGTTGGGTAGCATGGCAAAGAAAGCTGGTAAGATTTACGGGACTGAACGAGACGCGGTGATTCCGGCAATGCAACGCTCGACGAACGGCAACTAG
- the LOC126920494 gene encoding uncharacterized protein LOC126920494 produces MDGHKSRVFSACFNPRSAHELISGGWDNTIQFWDTRQPYALRRISGVHMCGDGLDISRNGREILSCAWQRENPIQLWDYGSGKLLASLEPDSYPSLLYCGKYVSNMFIACGGTDTNLFRVIDLRSHATLAMIRNLRGGTYSLDIGPINPKHAKKTRTISVVPQLAFCAGKRIFEIDAQPS; encoded by the exons ATGGACGGTCATAAATCTAGAGTGTTCAGCGCGTGTTTCAACCCCAGATCGGCGCATGAGCTGATAAGCGGTGGTTGGGACAATACTATTCAATTTTGGGACACTAGGCAACCATACGCACTGAGGAGAATATCGGGTGTGCATATGTGCGGCGATGGACTCGATATCAGTAGGAATGGAAGAGAG ATTTTGTCGTGCGCGTGGCAAAGAGAGAATCCCATACAATTGTGGGACTACGGTAGCGGAAAGTTGCTTGCTTCCTTGGAACCCGACAGCTATCCTTCCCTGCTCTACTGTGGCAAATACGTGTCGAACATGTTCATCGCTTGCGGTGGCACGGATACCAATCTCTTCAGAGTGATCGACTTGCGATCTCACGCC ACGTTGGCGATGATCAGAAATTTAAGAGGTGGTACGTACAGCTTGGACATTGGCCCGATAAACCCAAAGCACGCGAAGAAAACGAGGACCATCTCCGTCGTACCACAACTTGCGTTCTGCGCTGGCAAGCGGATATTCGAGATAGACGCGCAACCAAGTTGA